The following coding sequences are from one Natrarchaeobaculum sulfurireducens window:
- a CDS encoding SDR family NAD(P)-dependent oxidoreductase has product MDEHTVVVTGGTRGIGRAVAEAFAAEGSTVVVGARDADAIDAVVSDLEERGATAAGIRTDVRDELDVERLLEVASKTGDSSGVDVVVAAAGVYHGPPGETATDDEPYAAFDDHWQTNVRGVFATIRESLAHLTEDARVLVPSGAVARKAKPGYGSYAVSKAAAEAVVRGFATDTDYVVGVVDPGIVATDLTGGQGRDPDSAADLFRWAALEADPDELDGQVVDLRTWKRATA; this is encoded by the coding sequence ATGGACGAACACACTGTCGTCGTCACCGGTGGTACCCGCGGGATCGGTCGCGCTGTCGCCGAGGCGTTCGCCGCCGAGGGATCGACGGTCGTCGTCGGCGCTCGAGACGCTGACGCGATCGACGCCGTCGTCTCCGACCTCGAGGAGCGCGGTGCAACTGCGGCGGGCATCCGTACCGACGTCCGGGACGAACTCGACGTCGAACGACTGCTCGAAGTGGCCTCGAAAACGGGCGACTCGAGCGGCGTCGACGTCGTCGTCGCGGCTGCAGGCGTCTACCACGGGCCGCCCGGCGAGACGGCCACCGACGACGAACCCTACGCCGCATTCGACGATCACTGGCAGACCAACGTCCGCGGCGTCTTCGCAACGATTCGTGAGTCGTTGGCCCACCTGACCGAAGACGCTCGCGTGTTGGTCCCAAGCGGCGCGGTCGCTCGGAAAGCAAAACCCGGCTATGGCTCCTACGCGGTCTCGAAAGCCGCCGCCGAAGCCGTCGTCCGCGGATTTGCCACTGACACCGACTACGTCGTCGGCGTCGTCGATCCGGGAATCGTCGCGACCGACCTTACCGGCGGACAGGGACGGGACCCCGACTCGGCCGCAGACCTGTTCCGCTGGGCGGCCCTCGAGGCCGACCCCGACGAACTGGATGGGCAGGTAGTCGATCTTCGGACCTGGAAACGCGCTACCGCGTGA
- a CDS encoding YegP family protein: protein MACSSVGYGSSVAVAGILEHAATASAGTLSWVSWSERGLELHPVVSALLGLAVLGIVYSLVRFLRSQHEPAGDDASPILETADEGGHVDVRQVDGDWAWRVRRLETVAQSVDRPNSQAEATDRIESLRDVVADASVRELSEPAVRLFETEDGTWRWTLARPDGTILADAPQAFDDREEAESAVAFLTTRGPDADALEVGTGAFTVVRRGGRWHWRLLDAKRDPLAESAAGYPNPERADAAIDRFLEALESARVLCVDHVGVELHADDEWGWRLVDEDDEVLVDSVGGFEDRHGAEDEADAVREALATADVTVAGEPTYERFPVESGDGGRWRLVDDTGRIVAHSPDGSPSDEPTRGIDSFADTVGEAPVLEAEEAAYEVFPAMDVGDVSPTDSAEFTESAVVRTDGEGADASPDESRDGDQNEDNSSGPRDGSDSSEATDSSGATDDRREWGWRLVSEDRTVLALGIGLVSDPDAAEVAIDRVRERAAAAEIVVPEEAAFRLYRTDSGEWRWRLLDENGSLLADSDAAHDSRGEAAEAMLTLTDRATGADVVEVDAPAFELYADETEDEAGWRWRLVDDAGKHLALGSRAHPTTAGAQEAVERVCKDLEASVHCVERPFVQPYATDVWHWRYVFPGGEVVAVDGDGYATRDELLDHLEELRAVAGDAPVTDVGDYFLQLYDRGAWHVRVLERDREPVADSSVPFLDQESARDVVDTIREHVTDAPVFTVDGTALRLECDDGDWDWRLVTAGRKPVAAGIDGVESEGAVREVVDEVRRLAPLADRIDRTGASFVLEETDDGGWRWRLLAADGRVVATPADEVASPDEAREALETVRSALEDTTVLTLEATTFELYVDDGDWRWRLVDDHDATVLESVRPFEGRTEAMAGLEEVRRIVPEGELSIVD from the coding sequence ATGGCTTGCTCGAGCGTCGGATACGGATCGTCGGTCGCCGTCGCAGGGATCCTCGAGCACGCGGCGACGGCGTCGGCGGGCACGCTCTCCTGGGTCAGCTGGAGCGAGCGAGGCCTCGAACTCCACCCCGTCGTCTCCGCCCTGCTCGGCCTCGCGGTCCTCGGCATCGTGTACTCGCTGGTGCGCTTTCTGCGCTCACAGCACGAGCCTGCCGGGGACGATGCGTCGCCGATCCTCGAGACGGCGGACGAGGGCGGCCACGTCGACGTTCGGCAGGTCGACGGCGACTGGGCGTGGCGGGTTCGTCGCCTCGAGACGGTTGCTCAGAGCGTGGACCGGCCGAACTCACAGGCGGAGGCGACGGACCGAATCGAGTCGCTCCGGGACGTCGTGGCCGACGCCAGCGTTCGCGAACTCTCGGAGCCGGCGGTTCGGCTCTTCGAGACGGAGGACGGCACCTGGCGGTGGACGCTGGCCCGGCCGGACGGGACGATCCTCGCCGACGCGCCCCAAGCGTTCGACGACCGCGAGGAAGCCGAGTCGGCGGTCGCGTTCCTGACGACTCGCGGGCCGGACGCCGACGCGCTCGAGGTCGGGACAGGCGCGTTCACGGTCGTTCGCCGCGGGGGCCGGTGGCACTGGCGGCTGCTCGACGCGAAACGGGACCCGCTCGCCGAGAGCGCCGCGGGCTATCCAAACCCCGAACGAGCCGATGCAGCCATCGATCGTTTTCTCGAGGCGCTCGAGTCCGCACGTGTCCTCTGCGTCGATCACGTCGGCGTCGAACTCCACGCGGACGACGAGTGGGGGTGGCGACTCGTCGACGAAGACGACGAGGTTCTAGTCGACTCCGTCGGCGGATTCGAGGACCGACACGGGGCCGAAGACGAGGCTGACGCGGTCCGCGAGGCGCTCGCGACGGCGGACGTGACGGTCGCCGGCGAGCCCACCTACGAACGGTTTCCGGTGGAGTCGGGCGACGGCGGACGTTGGCGACTGGTCGACGACACCGGCCGAATCGTCGCCCACTCGCCGGACGGCTCCCCGAGCGACGAACCGACGCGAGGGATCGACTCCTTCGCCGACACCGTCGGCGAGGCGCCCGTGCTCGAGGCCGAAGAGGCAGCCTACGAGGTCTTCCCAGCGATGGACGTTGGTGATGTGTCCCCGACCGACTCCGCCGAATTCACGGAGTCCGCCGTCGTTCGGACCGACGGGGAGGGGGCCGACGCCTCACCGGACGAATCGCGAGACGGGGACCAGAACGAGGACAACTCGAGTGGACCGCGCGACGGAAGCGACTCGAGTGAGGCGACTGACTCGAGCGGGGCGACCGACGATCGCCGCGAGTGGGGGTGGCGGCTCGTCAGCGAGGATCGGACGGTCCTCGCTTTGGGGATCGGCCTCGTTTCGGATCCGGACGCGGCTGAAGTGGCTATCGACCGCGTCCGCGAGCGGGCCGCAGCGGCCGAGATCGTCGTACCCGAAGAGGCGGCGTTCCGACTGTACCGGACCGACTCCGGCGAGTGGCGCTGGCGGTTGCTCGACGAGAACGGCAGCCTGCTGGCCGACAGCGACGCGGCACACGACTCCCGTGGCGAGGCCGCCGAAGCCATGTTGACGCTGACCGACAGGGCGACCGGCGCGGACGTGGTCGAGGTCGACGCCCCCGCATTCGAACTGTACGCTGACGAGACGGAGGACGAGGCCGGCTGGCGCTGGCGGCTCGTCGACGACGCGGGGAAACACCTCGCGCTGGGCTCGAGGGCGCATCCGACGACGGCGGGGGCCCAGGAGGCCGTCGAACGGGTGTGTAAGGATCTCGAGGCATCCGTCCACTGCGTCGAGCGTCCGTTCGTCCAGCCCTACGCGACCGACGTGTGGCACTGGCGGTACGTCTTCCCCGGCGGCGAGGTCGTTGCAGTCGACGGCGACGGCTACGCGACCCGAGACGAACTGCTCGACCATCTCGAAGAACTCCGCGCGGTCGCCGGTGACGCACCGGTGACTGACGTGGGCGACTACTTCCTCCAGCTGTACGACCGCGGCGCGTGGCACGTTCGCGTCCTCGAGCGCGACCGCGAGCCGGTGGCCGACTCGAGCGTCCCGTTTCTCGACCAAGAGTCAGCTCGGGACGTCGTCGATACCATCCGGGAGCACGTGACGGATGCGCCCGTGTTCACCGTCGACGGGACGGCCCTCAGACTCGAGTGCGACGACGGCGACTGGGACTGGAGGTTGGTCACTGCTGGCCGCAAACCGGTCGCTGCCGGTATCGATGGAGTAGAGAGTGAGGGGGCAGTCCGGGAAGTCGTCGACGAGGTGCGACGACTCGCGCCGCTGGCCGATCGGATCGACCGTACAGGTGCGTCGTTCGTCCTCGAGGAGACCGACGACGGAGGGTGGCGCTGGCGGCTGCTCGCCGCGGATGGTCGGGTCGTCGCGACCCCGGCCGACGAAGTTGCATCACCCGACGAGGCACGGGAGGCCCTCGAGACGGTTCGGTCGGCACTCGAGGACACGACCGTGCTGACGCTCGAGGCCACGACGTTCGAACTGTACGTCGACGACGGAGACTGGCGCTGGCGGCTGGTCGACGACCACGACGCGACCGTCCTCGAGAGCGTGCGGCCGTTCGAGGGACGAACAGAAGCGATGGCGGGGCTCGAGGAGGTTCGGCGGATCGTCCCCGAGGGGGAGCTTTCGATCGTAGACTGA
- the aglF gene encoding UTP--glucose-1-phosphate uridylyltransferase AglF — protein sequence MQAVVLAAGKGTRLRPLTEDKPKVLVEVNGKPLLEDVFDNLLEIGVTELIVVVGYQKEQIIERYGDEYDGVPITYTHQREQLGLAHAILQAEPYVDDDFVLMLGDNVFRGNLGDVINRQREDRADAAFLVEEVPWEEASRYGVLDTNEYGEIVEVMEKPDDPPSNLVMTGFYTFTPAIFHACHLVQPSDRGEYELPDAIDLLIQSGRTIDAIRMDGWRIDVGYPEDRDRAEERLAEPAEPVSD from the coding sequence ATGCAAGCAGTCGTCCTGGCCGCGGGCAAGGGCACCCGCCTCCGGCCGCTCACCGAAGACAAGCCGAAGGTGCTCGTCGAGGTCAACGGCAAACCCCTCCTCGAGGACGTCTTCGACAACCTCCTCGAGATCGGCGTCACCGAGTTGATCGTCGTCGTGGGCTATCAGAAAGAGCAGATCATCGAACGCTACGGCGACGAGTACGACGGGGTCCCCATAACGTACACCCACCAGCGCGAACAACTGGGACTCGCCCACGCGATCTTGCAGGCCGAGCCGTACGTCGACGACGACTTCGTGCTCATGCTCGGGGATAACGTCTTCCGCGGCAACCTCGGCGACGTGATCAACCGCCAGCGGGAAGACCGCGCTGACGCCGCGTTCCTCGTCGAGGAGGTTCCCTGGGAGGAGGCCTCGCGCTACGGCGTCCTCGACACCAACGAGTACGGCGAGATCGTCGAAGTGATGGAGAAACCCGACGACCCGCCATCCAATCTCGTGATGACCGGCTTTTACACCTTCACGCCGGCGATCTTCCACGCCTGCCACCTCGTCCAGCCATCCGATCGTGGTGAGTACGAACTCCCCGACGCGATCGACCTCCTCATCCAGTCCGGGCGAACGATCGACGCCATCCGGATGGACGGCTGGCGTATCGACGTCGGCTACCCCGAGGACCGCGATCGTGCCGAAGAGCGGTTAGCGGAACCGGCCGAACCGGTATCGGACTAA
- a CDS encoding MarR family transcriptional regulator: MVERVPWMKPVDYEILLFLDDHDIQISPKVLSANIDYDRQYVSKRCGVLTDVDLLESDGSGLYQLTDTGRAYLAGNLEVTDLEPDR; the protein is encoded by the coding sequence ATGGTCGAGCGGGTCCCGTGGATGAAGCCAGTCGACTACGAGATTCTCCTCTTTCTCGACGATCACGACATCCAAATTTCACCGAAGGTCCTTTCCGCGAATATCGATTACGACCGACAGTACGTGAGCAAACGATGCGGTGTCCTGACCGACGTCGATCTCCTCGAGTCCGACGGCAGCGGGCTCTACCAACTCACAGATACTGGGCGTGCCTACCTCGCGGGTAACCTCGAGGTCACTGATCTCGAGCCGGACAGGTAA